TTTCAGAGCTTTATAGGAAAACTAATGTCCTAGATGATCTTGCCCGCAGGATTGGCAAGACTAAGGAGGTTCAGATGAATCCAAAGCTGTTGTTTTAGGAGAATTATGTGCGACTGCGGGTTTTAATTGATGTTGGTAAACCTCTGATGCGTTTTGTCTCGCTTATGATTGAAGGAGAAGGAATAAAGAGGCTCCCAGTTAAGTATGAAAAAAATTCCATATTTCTGTAAACGTTGTGGCCTACTTGGCCATGACCATGAGGAGTGCGGAGATGGGAGGCCAAGGATCTCCAATATGGAAGCTGGATGCTAGCTACTCGGAGAAGTAATCTTCAAAACATGGATAAGCGGCGCTTTACTCCCCGCAAGCCTAGCCGTGGGGGTTTTCCTGGCCGTGGGGGGCTTAATGCCTCAGCAAAAAAGCGCTCGTCTCAAGACGCTGCTTTAGACAACACTGAGAATTTGGAGGATTCCGCTTCAAGGCCTGAAAAAATGGCTCCTATGGATGAAGACAAGGATGCTCATGAAATGCAGCAGCtaggaagcaactggacatgggggTTTTGAAGGAGGCTAGTTCGGAAACCATTGTCCCTGGCTCTAACTCGGGGGATAACCAATCTACTCCACCTCCACCCCCAGGCTATGTCAACCCCCGTGATCGTACTAAGCAACGGAAGACTGATATCTCTGAAAATGAATTGGCAAAATTGGCGGCCTCTCTCGAGGAAGACCGTCGGGCCCAATGGGCGACCCTAGGCTGGAACGGCCGTGGTGTCGGGCAAGCTGCGACCGTTCAAGGACTCGTCTGCCTAGTGCAGACCTACAAGACCATCCTTGTTTTTATTTGTGAGACAAGGCAGAGTAAGGAAAGAGTGGAGAATCTGCGATATAGGATTGGTATGAAACACTGCTATCAGGTTTCTGGAGATGGCAAGGGAGGCGGCATTGCACTATATTGGACAGAAGATGTTATTGCTGATCTTCTTTCTTTCAGTAAACGCCATATTGATGTTCACATTAGCGGTGGCCCTTATAATCACATGTGGAGAGCTACATTTGTGTACGGTGAACCGAAACCAGTGGATCGTCATCTTATGTGGACCAAACTGCGACAGATCAAAGACAAATCCAATAAACCCTGGCTTATGATGGGCGACTTTAATGAAGCTATGTGGCAGGAGGAACAGTTCTCGCGCACTCCTCGCTCTGAGAGACTTATGATGGATTTCAGAGAAGTTCTATCTCACTGTGACCTATATGACATCGGCTTTGTGGGAAACCCCTGCACTTTTGATAACAAGCAGAAGGGGGATCGCAATGTCAGAGTCAGACTTGACCGTGTTGTTTCTTCTAGAGCATGGTCTCTCATGTTTCCAGATCATCGTTTGAGGCACATTGCTTCTTCACGGTCGGACCACTGTCCCATTTTGATGTCCATTGAGTCTGCAACCAACTGTCGGTCTGATCGTCCTGTGAGAAGGTATGAGATTGTCTGGGAGAGGGAACCTTCCCTGCCGGCTGCTGTAGAGGAAGCCTAGTCCCGCCGTGTTCCATGTAATGATCTGGGGGATATCTCCTCTTCCCTCCGCTTGATGATGTCTAGCCTTTATAGCTGGAAGTATACAAATTTTAAATCTATACCAACAGATATTGAAAAGAAAAGGGAGTTGCTTGATAATCTGCACCAATGCAATGATGATGAGAGCGTTGAAAAAAAGGATGGGGCTGGAAAAAGAAATGGATGAACTCCTTTATCGTGAGGAAATTTTCTGGATGCAACGATCTTGTGTTGCTTGGCTCCGTGAAGGGGATAAGAACACAAAATACTTTCACCGCAGAGCTTCTTGGAGAAAGAAAAAGAATAACATCCGCAAGCTGAAAAGGAGTGATGGCACTTGGACGTTTGACACTATTGAAATGGAAAATATGGCTAGGGACTTTTTCCAAGATCTTTATACGGAGTACTAAAGATGAAAACATCAACCCATATATTATAACTGGGCTGCTTGACCGGTGCATTACTGATGACATGAATGCAGACCTGTGTGCCCCTTTTTCTGAAAAAAGAGATCAGTGATGGTCTCTTCCAAATTGGTCCTATTAAAGCCCCCGGGCCGGATGGTTTTCCAGTACACTTTCTTCAGCGGAATTGGAGTCTCATGCGTGACGATATTGTTAAGGTTGTCTAGCGTTTTCTCCATGATGGAGTTATGGCTGAGGAGGTCAATGACACTGCGATTGTTTTAATTCCTAAAAAGAATGATCCAGAGGAACTGAAGGATTTTCATCCAATAAGTTTATGTAATGTGATTTTCAAAGTGATATTTAAATGTCTTGTGAATCGGCTTCGACCTATCCTGCGGGACATAATTTTGCCGACCCAAAGTGCCTTTATTCCTGAGCGTCTTATAACTGATAATGCACTCATGGAATTTGAGTGTATCCATTCTATTCAGTCGGGTTCAGCGGCGCAGAGGAATTTTTGTGCGTATAAATTGGATATGGCTAAGGCGTATGATCGTGTGGATTGGAGTTTTCTCGAAGGGGTTTTAGCGAAATTGGGCTTTCATAGTCAGTGGATACGGTGGGTGATGGCGTGTGTCACCACTGTGCGGTTCTCGATTCGCTTTAACGGACATATGTTGGACCCTTTCACCCCGTCCCGTGGTATCCGCCAAGGTGATCCTCTTTCGCCATACTTATTTCTCTTTGTGGCTGATGGTCTATCTTGTCTGATTAGGAAGGAAATAGAGTGCAATGCTCTTCGTGAATTTCATATCTGCCGTAGGGCTCCAGGTATTTCTCATTTTCTGTTTGCAGATGATAGTCTTTTATTCTTTGAGGGGACTGATGTTTAAGGTCTGGTGATCAAATCTATTCTGGATAAATATGAACAAGGCACGGGGCAGTTGGTGAGTTTGGGAAAatgttaaattatgtatggagacAAGTGTACTCCTGAGGTACAATTGGAGTTAAAAGGAATCCTGAAATATGATATTGTTTGTTTTGAAGAAAAATATCTTGGGTTACCAGTTCCTGATGGTAGATTGATAAAGGGAAAGGTCAAGTCTACTAAAGATAAATTCTCAAAACATGCTACTGATTGGTGTGAAAAATATATGTCTTCTGGTGCAAAGGAAGTCCACATTAAATTAGTTCTTCAGTCCATCTCTATATATGCTATGGGAGTGTTTAAGTTTCCCTATGGTCTAATTGAGGATCTGTCACATATTATTCGGAATATCTGGTGGGGTGATGAAGAGGACCGAAGAAGAATGCACTGGATGTCCTGGGATAAAGATTACAAGACCAAAAGCATGTGGTGATATGGGCTTCAGGGACCTACGCATTTTTAATCAAGCTTTACTTGCACGGCAGACATGAAGGCTGATTCAGTTCCCGAAAAGTCTGTGTGCGTGTTTGCTAAAAGCCAGGTATTATCCCGCGGGTGATTTACTTGACACGGCCTTCATCCCAAATCAATCCCAAGCATGGCAGGGTGTGCTACATGGCCTGGAATTGGTGAAAAAAAGGAGTGATATGGCGTATTGGATCGGGCAGTAAAGTGAAAATATTCCGAGACAACTGGTTACCCAGACCGGAGGCTATGTAAGTGGATGGCCGGCGTAGTAATGTAAGGAAAAAGTGGGCATCAAAACTTATTGACCCAGTATCAAGAACTTGGGATGTGCAGGCTGTTCGAGCAATCTGTTATccatgggatgctgaagctatctTAACTATTAAACTCCCTGCTAGAGCGTGCGAGGATTTTGTTGCTTGGAGCTGTGAAGCTAATGGCTCGTTCTTGGTCAGATCGGCATATCGGCTGGGCATACAATCATCCCTCTCAAATTTGAGCCCAGGACAATGTACCTTTGAACCAGTGGGAGAACGGGGAATTTGGAACCTAGTCTGGAAGGCGGAAGTACCCCAAAAGCTCTGCATCTTTGCTTAGAAGGCGGCTACTGCTACCTTGGTTGTCCGATCAGGCCTGCATCGGCGGATGCCGTCTGTTCTTCTGGTCTGTGTTGTCTATGGTTGTGAGATTGAAGATGGTTTCCATGCACTTGTTCGTTGCACCCTTGCTAGGGCATTGCGACATGAACTAAGAAGCCACTGGCATCTCCCACCCAAGGATTCGTTCCGATATACTGGGAAAGAATGGTTACTTCATCTCCTGGAGGGTATTTCAAAACCTATGCGGTCTAAGGTTATTTTCTTGCTGTGGCGGGTTTGGCATCACAGAAACAATGTGGTTCACGGAGATGGCAAAGCTTCGATTTCTGCCTCAGTTTCATATCTTGTTAGCTATCATCTTTCTTTCACTCAGACTTTAAAAAATACCTCAGCTTCTAATTCTGTTGCGGGTCCACTAGGCATTGCTTCGTGGACAGCTCCTTCAGAGGGTTTTGTGAAAGCTAATGTGGATGTTGGATGGGACAGTACATCAAAAACTGCTGGTCTTGGAATTATCATTAGAGACAGTAATGGAAGCACTATCTTATCTGAATGGAGATTCGTTACTGCATGTGCCACTGCCGAACAAGCGGAGGTacaggtgatacgtccaaaacgtatctactttcccgaacacttttgctattgttttgcctctaatttgtgtattttggatgcaactaacacggactaacgctgttttcagcagaactgctctggtgtctcgtttttgtgcagaaatccaactttcgggaaaatcctcggaatttatgcagaaggccctattttcccaggaaactaacggagccagaaggacaattgaggtggaggcccgagggccccacaccatagggcggcgcggcccagggggggcccgcgcggccctgtggtgtggccccctcggccggcctccgacgccctccttcggactacttattcgcctcgacctaaaaacacccggagagaagtcgaagtcgccagaaaccctccagaacgccgccacatcgcgaaactccgtcgcgggagccagaagtctccgttctggcactccgccgggacggggaattggaggagatcatcaccgccatcaccgccaacgcctctacatcaaccagccatgtttcccccatccatgtgtgagtaattcccccgctgtaggccaaaggggatggtagggattggatgagattggtcatgtaatagcataagattgttagggcatagtgcctagtgtccgttattggtactttgatgatattgttgcaacttgttatgcttaatgcttgtcactagggcccgagtgccatgatctcagatctgaacatgttattgtttcatgaagataatcattgtttatggtcttacctataagttgtatacacatgtcattgtcccaggaaccaatggccccgaagtgacaagaattgggacaaccggaggggatggtagcgatgtgaggatcacatgtgttcacggagtgttaatgctttgctccggtactttattaaaaggagtaccttaatatccagtagtttcccttgaggcccggctgccaccggctggtaggacaaaagatgttgtgcaagtttctcattgcgagcacgcacgactatatatggaacacatgcctattgattgctttgtacttggacaccgttttattattatctgcaaatgccctgttatgattgttacatgagtttctctcatccatgcaacgcccgtcatccgtccccgtgcctacgtattttaatcctgctgtttactaaaatcactacttgctgtctctgttactctgctgctgttatttcactctgctactgctataaaactgttactactgataaactcttgcgagcaagtctgtttccaggtgcaactgaattgacaactccgttgttaaggcttccaagtgttctttgtctccccttgtgtcgaatcaataaattgggttttacttccctcgaagactgttgcgatcccctatacttgtgggtcatcaagactattttacggcgccgttgccggggagcatagctttatttggaagttcacttggattaatattgttcgctgcaaattctccatcatgggtaaacctcgcgatactaagatcgccatattaccatccactacaagaaaaggtacaattttgAATACctttgctgctcttgattcaccatctgtgattgataaacttgtttcaccgtcacatgcttcgcatgtgggtacatctgctgaatctgaacactctc
This region of Lolium perenne isolate Kyuss_39 chromosome 2, Kyuss_2.0, whole genome shotgun sequence genomic DNA includes:
- the LOC139835508 gene encoding uncharacterized protein; this translates as MGVLKEASSETIVPGSNSGDNQSTPPPPPGYVNPRDRTKQRKTDISENELAKLAASLEEDRRAQWATLGWNGRGVGQAATVQGLVCLVQTYKTILVFICETRQSKERVENLRYRIGMKHCYQVSGDGKGGGIALYWTEDVIADLLSFSKRHIDVHISGGPYNHMWRATFVYGEPKPVDRHLMWTKLRQIKDKSNKPWLMMGDFNEAMWQEEQFSRTPRSERLMMDFREVLSHCDLYDIGFVGNPCTFDNKQKGDRNVRVRLDRVVSSRAWSLMFPDHRLRHIASSRSDHCPILMSIESATNCRSDRPVRRYEIVWEREPSLPAAVEEA